The following coding sequences are from one Plasmodium gaboni strain SY75 chromosome 10, whole genome shotgun sequence window:
- a CDS encoding hypothetical protein (conserved Plasmodium protein, unknown function), translating into KNIEEENIENVDDIDNVDDVIYEGIENKKDIIDISSDDEELYNNSTDDINELIKYKEKYISYEKKFYTNKSIYCVNSFKKWIYFGSINNKCYLYNNVDDNLKNYIVSTTTHNNNNSNNYNNSNNYNSNYYYDNIKFTDLNNNKKINLSDLKHQIYSDTITNIKFSRNFQYVGLSIYNGDIYIYENNNDNGSEIINYNLNNMKKNINNSNGLLDIFNWDIEKKKTDEYIVNENMKLINILSINNDNEKKDLEYSMFCLYHEHIFISIYVNCTNIYIWNVLEGTPINIIHTTQVPTFINLCNYENKFYMIAGFNTGQTCVYDYDIYNVKRIGQIQGGKYVDSNKFFDNNKNVHDNTHTNSLNNYNNSYYNDDDINDGVLCIDNNLANEIYICTYKNIINIYNINNNNLINTYKNLHNDLIDCCLFNNKKYNLFASCSLDNKINIYDFQHNKSINQFYVNYHFNEPDQNQQTEKGINFLRWINTNLLLFTSLNGNIYIYDIRSRKCIHQFYSHTDTIFNVNLSLHLYQQKNILSILTASDDNSSNMHFLDISPHL; encoded by the coding sequence AAAAATATAGAGGAGGAAAATATCGAAAATGTTGATGATATTGATAATGTTGATGATGTTATTTATGAAGgtatagaaaataaaaaggatataATTGATATAAGTTCAGATGATGAAGagttatataataatagtactgatgatattaatgaattgataaaatataaagagaaatatatatcttatgaaaaaaagttttatactaataaaagtatatattgtgttaattcttttaaaaaatggatatattttggtagtataaataataagtgttatttatataataatgttgATGATAATTTGAAGAATTATATTGTGAGTACCACAacacataataataataatagtaataattataataatagtaataattataatagtaattattattatgataatataaaatttacagatttaaataataataagaaaataaatttatcTGATTTAAAACATCAAATATACAGTGATActattacaaatataaaattttcaaGGAACTTTCAATATGTTGGTTTGTCTATATATAATGgtgatatatatatatatgaaaataataatgataacGGTTCagaaattattaattataatttaaataatatgaagaaaaatataaataatagtaatGGTTTATTGGATATATTTAATTGGgatattgaaaaaaaaaaaacagatgaatatatagtaaatgaaaatatgaaattaataaatatattaagtattaataatgataatgaaaaaaaagatttaGAATATTCTATGTTTTGTTTATATCatgaacatatatttataagtatatatgtaaactgtacaaatatttatatatggAATGTATTAGAAGGTACTCCAATAAATATCATACATACCACACAAGTACCTACATTTATAAACTTATgtaattatgaaaataaattttatatgatagCTGGTTTTAATACTGGTCAGACTTGTGTGTATGActatgatatatataacgTGAAAAGGATTGGTCAAATACAAGGTGGCAAATATGTTGATAgtaataaattttttgataataataaaaatgttcATGATAATACACATACAAACTCACTTAATAATTACAACAattcttattataatgatgatgatataaatgatgGGGTATTATGTATTGACAACAACCTGGCTAAcgaaatatatatttgcacttataaaaatattataaacatatacaatataaataataataatctaattaatacatacaaaaatttacataatgatttaatagattgttgtttatttaataataaaaaatataatttatttgcATCCTGTTCTttagataataaaattaatatttatgattttcaacataataaatctataaaccaattttatgtaaattatcattttaatGAACCAGATCAAAATCAACAAACAGAAAAAGGAATCAACTTTTTAAGATGGATTAATACTaatttacttttatttaCAAGCTTAAATggtaatatttatatctatGATATCAGATCAAGAAAATGTATTCACCAGTTTTATTCTCACACGGATACTATATTTAATGTAAATCTTTCTCTCCATTTATATCAAcagaaaaatattttatctatattaaCAGCTAGCGATGATAATTCTTCCAACATGCACTTTTTGGATATATCTCcacatttataa
- a CDS encoding hypothetical protein (conserved Plasmodium protein, unknown function) encodes MLCYTTKTKRYAILIYKNLCKNGIMYRKYNFSSLEKEYQEIEKVKHKVEKNRTLNYNHNNLNNNYHNNDHSFDKKLYTNEEQNEEENNLTNEFYNKIIDEYKLNNDEKLDKKKNIKKMKRKESTENVENKIKDDINIKNEKFIISSNNLTNNIIKDESNICKHNNNTECININVSLQTHNINKNNNVIKKNCNSNIINCTEDKHINNMLIKQTNKNKNDNLLTLNEKKKNDHFYKIFFSSKKVKIIKSQNHPIFIHLYKLASDRNYRQKQEKVILTNKKIILEREKNHISRIYTNSINNLKDFRSYDNFILLSNKLLKKLSFLYSFNNGVIAEITHKFYFDNVGLPFLALCFYNINYESTKKKQTGLNHINNNMPTIKTKPNMDITNNASTYNINDSFNYNLIVENNLNRSGEKNFNEMDEMASCQKIKEQLEQDQNESKIRNHNESKIRNQNESQNQTQNESQCQTQNESQCQTQNQSNEPNDDKIYANVERDKLKTSYNCDNTKNIEYLCNGDIGTLIRSCFLLKWQCIFNIDNLNRKRKNKIKSSYKNMDINNIYDIDFFHPLTIRASSGYLLDIPFKNTDINEIYKYCKENKILMLKYKEDSDLYINYKNLYTEDDNKFLHLLNKAKGVFLIMDNCNNIERTYNLIHNNYINISNNINSDNIFDNIYYVNLKNDETKPLDLISTYSIFMYILRSHFFNHIPQSSYVYVE; translated from the coding sequence atgtTGTGCTATACAACTAAAACAAAAAGGTATGCAATcttaatttataaaaatctATGTAAGAATGGTATTATgtatagaaaatataatttctCCTCTTTGGAAAAGGAATATCAAGAGATAGAGAAAGTGAAACATAAAgtagaaaaaaatagaacactaaattataatcataataaccttaataataattatcacAATAATGACCATTCCTTTGATAAAAAACTCTACACGAATGAGGAACAAAATGAGGAGGAAAATAATCTGACCAACgaattttataataaaattatcGATGAATATAAACTTAATAACGATGAAAAATTagataagaaaaaaaatataaaaaaaatgaaaaggaAAGAATCTACTGAAAATGTTGAGAATAAAATTAAggatgatataaatataaaaaatgaaaaattcataataagttcaaataatttaacaaataatattattaaggatgaaagtaatatatgtaaacataataataatacagaatgtattaatataaatgtatcCTTGCAAacacataatataaataaaaataacaatgtaataaaaaagaattgtaattctaatattattaattgCACAGAAGataaacatataaacaatatgcttataaaacaaacaaataaaaataaaaatgataatttattaactttaaatgaaaaaaaaaaaaatgatcatttttataaaatctttttttcttcaaaaaaagttaaaataataaaatcTCAAAACCATCCAATATTTATTCATCTATATAAATTAGCTAGTGATAGAAATTATAGACAAAAACAAGAAAAAGTCATATtaacaaacaaaaaaattatattagaaagagaaaaaaatcatatttCCAGAATTTATACAAATAGTATTAACAACTTGAAGGATTTTCGTTCttatgataattttattttgttatcCAACAAattgttaaaaaaattatcttTTCTTTATTCTTTCAACAATGGAGTTATAGCTGAAATCACACACAAATTTTACTTTGATAATGTAGGGCTCCCCTTTTTAGCTCTCTGCTTTTATAACATCAATTATGAATCtacaaaaaagaaacaaacCGGTCTTAATCatatcaataataatatgcCTACAATTAAAACAAAACCAAATATGGATATTACAAATAATGCAagtacatataatattaatgattcttttaattataatttgaTAGTAGAAAATAACCTGAACAGGTCAGgtgaaaaaaatttcaaCGAAATGGATGAAATGGCTAGTTgtcaaaaaataaaagaacaATTAGAACAAGATCAAAATGAAAGTAAAATAAGAAATCACAATGAAAGTAAAATAAGAAATCAAAATGAAAGTCAAAATCAAACTCAAAATGAAAGTCAATGTCAAACTCAAAATGAAAGTCAATGTCAAACTCAAAATCAAAGTAACGAACCGaatgatgataaaatatatgcaAATGTCGAAAGagataaattaaaaactTCCTATAATTGTGATAATactaaaaatattgaatatTTATGCAATGGAGATATAGGTACTTTAATTCGAAGttgttttttattaaaatggcagtgtatatttaatattgATAACTTAAATAGGAAAAGgaagaataaaataaaatcgAGCTATAAGAATAtggatataaataatatatatgacaTAGATTTTTTTCATCCTCTTACAATACGTGCCTCATCTGGTTATTTATTAGATATTCCTTTTAAAAATACagatataaatgaaatatataaatattgtaaagaaaataaaatactCATGTTAAAATATAAGGAGGATAgtgatttatatataaattataaaaaccTTTACACAGAAGATGACAATAAATTTTTACATTTACTAAATAAAGCAAAAGGAGTTTTTCTTATAATGGATAATTGCAATAATATAGAGAgaacatataatttaattcataacaactatattaatattagtaataatataaatagtgataatatttttgataaCATTTATTATGTTAATTTAAAAAACGATGAAACGAAACCCTTGGATCTTATTTCTACATATAGcatttttatgtatattttaagatctcatttttttaatcaCATTCCTCAGTCATCATATGTTTATgttgaataa
- a CDS encoding hypothetical protein (conserved Plasmodium protein, unknown function) — translation MSDNKCEENGDFSLISVNYKACENLFNSIRKKQCVDVPVHGKALDDDYDKNKLQNKTKKNVSFEEKLYNDIEKKKEKFDDLSSHKSDHINISMIDKKRTDTLIRRKRSFVFNDYKYNEFMNAFKQQELKNFKNFHYLYKWKIAVTILLILSITFFLIGSYIYYESLNVIEININYNTGDDYKIINIPKDMKKPVYVYYKISNFYINFKTFLADESHSLVNEKKCSYIRTYADIYKYRCINNIQTLPEVYDDMNINKNPKKKKKNQKCHISDLKPEEASKKIFPCGLVSAAIFNDKITLSKSSVNYDIDKFPILHYFDFLTYMKKHKQFTNYKIWINTFSPEYKNWFHSPMTSSFIKPYGVINEDLEAGEDYKLTFSQNSWPAEEWNAKKSFQLVSLRSIGNSSFKLAYAFFLLSLLYFIMIIFILVLVKCKYYKLGKTLSYCKMSMNKNIEKMNSRKKTNIQNINKKINSMQLEIMQNASSNPNNSSGADHSQQLCFCPLH, via the coding sequence ATGAGTGATAATAAATGTGAAGAAAATGGCgatttttctttaatatcAGTAAATTATAAAGCTTGTGAAAATCTATTTAATTCTATACGGAAAAAACAATGTGTAGACGTTCCAGTTCATGGGAAGGCACTGGATGATGATTATGATAAGAAtaaattacaaaataaGACTAAAAAGAATGTTTCTTttgaagaaaaattatataatgatattgaaaaaaagaaagaaaagTTTGATGATTTATCAAGTCATAAAAGtgatcatataaatatatcaatgATAGACAAAAAAAGAACGGATACATTAATAAGAAGGAAAAGGTCCTTTGTGTTTAATgattataaatataatgaatttATGAATGCTTTTAAACAACAAGAACTTAAgaattttaaaaattttcattatttatataaatggaAGATAGCTGTAAccattttattaatattatctataacattttttttaattggatcttatatatattatgaatcTTTGAACGTTattgaaataaatataaattataatacaggagatgattataaaataataaatataccAAAAGATATGAAGAAGCCTgtttatgtatattataaaatatcgaatttttatataaactttaaaacatttttaGCTGATGAATCACATTCATTAgttaatgaaaaaaaatgttcTTATATAAGAACATATGcagatatatataaatatagatgtattaataatatacagACACTTCCAGAAGTATATGAtgatatgaatataaataaaaatccaaaaaaaaaaaaaaaaaatcaaaaatgTCATATATCAGATTTAAAACCAGAAGAAGCtagtaaaaaaatattccCTTGTGGTTTAGTTTCAGCTGCAATATTTAATGACAAAATTACCTTGTCAAAAAGTTCAGTCAATTATGATATAGACAAATTTCCAATTTTAcattattttgattttcttacttatatgaaaaaacataaacaatttacaaattataaaatatggATAAATACCTTTTCACctgaatataaaaattggTTCCACTCACCTATGACAtcatcatttataaaaCCTTATGGTGTTATAAATGAAGACTTAGAAGCTGGAGAAGATTATAAATTAACTTTTAGTCAAAACTCATGGCCAGCAGAAGAATGGAATGCCAAAAAATCCTTCCAATTAGTTTCTTTAAGAAGTATTGGAAATAGCTCTTTCAAATTAGCTTATGcattttttctattatcacttttatattttattatgattatttttatattagTGTTAGTcaaatgtaaatattataaactTGGCAAAACATTATCTTATTGTAAAATGTcaatgaataaaaatattgaaaaaatgaatagtagaaaaaaaacaaacatacaaaatataaacaaaaaaattaactCTATGCAATTAGAAATCATGCAAAACGCTAGTTCCAATCCAAATAACTCATCAGGAGCAGACCATTCCCAGCAATTATGTTTCTGTCCCCTTCactaa
- a CDS encoding hypothetical protein (conserved Plasmodium protein, unknown function) codes for MNLQEDEKNESLEEKEIEQDVDENIIIKYAVFHSCLLLLSGIQIYFICPSKKKKDNKRTILYDNKKQSICSNELKISNDYVEKQKNITKDNIKIKHKNKSLKDHFLNDYNIYFNKPKKKILNEHTSYPIPVYKKKNE; via the coding sequence ATGAATTTACAAGAggatgaaaaaaatgaatccttagaagaaaaagaaatagaACAAGATGttgatgaaaatataattattaaatatgcAGTTTTTCATTCctgtttattattactatcaggtatacaaatatattttatctgCCCTtcgaaaaaaaaaaaagataataaacgtactattttatatgataataaaaaacaaagTATATGTTCGAACGAACTAAAAATTTCTAATGATTACGTCgaaaaacaaaagaatattactaaggataatattaaaattaaacataaaaataaatcttTGAAAGAccattttttaaatgactataatatttattttaataaaccaaaaaaaaaaattcttaaTGAACATACCTCTTATCCTATACctgtttataaaaaaaagaatgaatga
- a CDS encoding adenosine deaminase gives MDTSYEVINYLTKDELNIDLSCLDKKERFKIWKRLPKCELHCHLDVSFSVDFFLNVIRKYNIQPNMSDEEIIDYYLFSKPGKSLDEFVEKALRLTDIYIDYSVVEDLAKHAVFNKYKEGVVLMEFRYSPSFMSFKHNLDKDLIHAAIVKGLNEAVALLEYKIQVGLLCTGDGGLSHERMKEAAEFCIKHKKDFVGYDHAGHEVDLKPFKDIFADIREHGIPLSVHAGEDVSIPNLNSLYTAINLLHVKRIGHGIRVSESQELIDLVKEKDILLEVCPISNVLLNNVKSMDTHPIRMLYDAGVKVSVNSDDPGMFLTNITDNYEELYLHLNFTLADFMKMNLWAVQKSFLDEETKNKILTKYF, from the coding sequence ATGGATACTTCATATGAGGTTATCAATTACTTAACAAAGGATGAACTTAATATAGATTTATCATGCTTGGATAAGAAGGAAAGATTTAAAATATGGAAACGACTTCCTAAATGTGAATTACATTGTCATTTAGATGTAAGTTTTTCTgttgatttttttttgaatgTTATTcgtaaatataatatacaacCAAATATGAGTGATGAAGAAATTattgattattatttattttctaaacCTGGGAAATCATTAGATGAATTTGTTGAAAAAGCATTAAGATTAActgatatatatattgattaTAGTGTTGTTGAAGATCTAGCTAAACATGCAgtatttaataaatataaagaagGTGTTGTTTTAATGGAGTTTCGTTATTCTCCTTCTTTTATGTCCTTCAAACATAATTTAGATAAGGATCTTATCCATGCAGCTATTGTTAAAGGTCTTAATGAAGCCGTTGCTCTCTtagaatataaaatacaaGTAGGGTTACTTTGTACAGGTGATGGTGGTCTTTCACATGAAAGAATGAAAGAAGCTGCCGAATTTTGtattaaacataaaaaagATTTTGTTGGTTATGATCATGCTGGTCATGAAGTTGACCTTAAACCATTTAAAGATATCTTTGCTGATATAAGAGAACACGGCATACCCTTATCTGTACATGCAGGAGAAGACGTAAGCATACCAAATTTAAATTCTCTTTACACAGCCATTAACCTATTACATGTTAAAAGAATTGGACATGGTATTAGAGTTTCAGAATCTCAAGAATTAATTGACTTagtaaaagaaaaagaCATCTTGTTAGAAGTATGTCCTATATCtaatgtattattaaataatgtCAAATCTATGGATACACACCCTATAAGAATGTTATATGATGCTGGTGTAAAAGTCTCAGTAAATTCTGACGATCCAGGAATGTTCTTAACAAACATAACTGATAATTATgaagaattatatttacacTTGAATTTTACTTTGGCTGAttttatgaaaatgaaCCTCTGGGCTGTGCAAAAATCCTTTTTGGACGAAGAAAccaaaaataaaattttaactaaatatttttaa
- a CDS encoding hypothetical protein (conserved Plasmodium protein, unknown function): MRLISIFKNVFTLFYAITTFYKIPGEGGLNNAETLDNLDDNSVLAFFLLIQLEVPYFLEGLSSKVIYEKVIDATIYLFKEEIIKSGDINEIKHSIVQNINNIIIGLNNILRDIKNNDEKYLIWLELISNDCWNKENGCRIITRRNCSLSVLTMLPKRGLAITCMSCIIYALNYASHSLYLFKNFSNIENCNNENNIKLISLSSEISIIRENIIYLNSLEKISVLKNVQSEIIVIHIKNGSGLIKLLNIEGHGAFIRIVSNSIYEVIKKSINDYIKYVNNNNIYKNNDYTKNLNIDMIKSITLTINGYLYKDNQKNKIFRIFDFGLFLTDIHLNKCISLLNGNNIFIQLEIGSSQTNVPFKNGNILNLIELEIILNSFLHFGYNYYSKVFLMFKKIIYLKNFNDTDVFIYHYNNNIYEDMGKWLRPNLNSAPNKHINLNNNIVNNVIYHPNQNNNNNINLLNNIDETQLTDDQTIYCIIIVNITPENKYLFLKESIINLLNKPIYSRSLSGFQYKDNKIINEELIEILGESYYNSLNKSKRRTKVFGSRINAREIQSVEKLIKPGLKLIHIAFHNFTSIPVEQRNTFYSANNMFSLFQHRIHYLKEWNPKLLIIKKFYPEDMIIKSYNVYSYPKNNNKYWFIISCTVIPFLIIILFILLCKRWFPDNVFLCFPFFSKHRRNHNKQKRKQNYKYSCSTCRKKCFKHMYKMEKDKSQLRKRLILQKKNNNNLLLPQKRKDKHVTRNRQRKSTTALFLEEIQTNDIIE; the protein is encoded by the exons atgagATTGATTTCCATCTTTAAAAATGTCTTCACATTATTTTATGCAATCACTACCTTTTACaaa ATTCCTGGTGAAGGCGGTTTAAACAACGCAGAAACGTTAGATAATCTGGATGATAACTCTGTGCTGGCTTTCTTCTTACTCATACAATTAGAGGTTCCATATTTTTTGGAAGGGTTGTCTTCTAAAGTTATATATGAGAAAGTGATTGATGCaacaatatatttgtttaaagaagaaattattaagtcaggtgatataaatgaaataaaacATTCCATAGTGcaaaatattaataatattataattgGG CTAAATAATATACTCAgagatataaaaaataacgATGAGAAATATTTAATCTGGTTAGAACTAATTTCAAATGATTGCTGGAACAAAGAAAATGGGTGCAGAATCATAACCAGGAGGAACTGCTCATTGTCTGTTTTAACTATGCTACCTAAAAGAGGATTAGCCATAACATGTATGAGTTGCATTATTTATGCTTTAAATTATGCTTCAcattctttatatttatttaaaaacttttctaatattgaaaattgtaataatgagaataatataaaattgaTTAGTTTAAGCAGCGAAATTAGTATCATAAgagaaaatataatttatctGAATAGTTTAGAAAAGATTTctgttttaaaaaatgttcaAAGTGAAATAATAgttattcatataaaaaatggTAGTGGgttaataaaattattaaatatagaAGGACATGGAGCATTCATAAGAATTGTTAGTAATTCAATATATGaagttataaaaaaaagtatcAATGactatataaaatatgtaaataataataatatatataaaaataatgattatacaaaaaatttaaaCATAGATATGATAAAATCTATTACATTAACTATAAATggatatttatataaagacaatcaaaaaaataaaatttttcGTATTTTTGATTTCGGTTTATTTTTAACTGatatacatttaaataaatgtatctctttattaaatggaaataatatatttattcaatTAGAAATTGGTAGTTCACAAACAAATGTGCCTTTCAAAAATggtaatatattaaatttaattgAACTGgaaattattttgaattcatttttacattttggttataattattattctaAAGTTTTTCttatgtttaaaaaaattatatatctaaaaaattttaatgacactgatgtttttatatatcattataataataatatttatgaagATATGGGTAAATGGTTACGTCCAAATCTTAACTCAGCTCcaaataaacatattaatttaaacaacaatattgtaaataatgttatatatcatcctaatcaaaataataataataatataaacctacttaataatatagatgaAACACAACTTACAGATGATCAAACTATttattgtattattatagtAAATATTACACctgaaaataaatatcttTTTCTAAAAGAAAGTATTATTAACCTTCTAAATAAACCAATATATTCAAGATCATTATCAGGTTTTCAATATAAAGataacaaaattataaatgaagaattaaTTGAAATATTAGGAGAATCATATTATAACTCATTGAATAAATCTAAAAGAAGAACAAAGGTTTTTGGTTCTAGAATAAATGCTAGAGAAATTCAATCAGTAGAAAAATTAATCAAACCTGGTCTGAAACTTATTCATATTGCATTTCATAATTTTACTTCTATACCAGTTGAACAAAGAAATACATTCTATTCTGCAAATAATATGTTCTCTTTATTTCAACATAGAATACATTATCTTAAAGAATGGAATCCTAAActtttaattattaaaaaattctaTCCTGAAGATATGATCATCAAAAGTTATAATGTATATTCATATccaaaaaataataataaatattgGTTCATTATATCCTGCACAGTCATACCATTCCTAATTATTATTCTATTTATACTCTTATGTAAACGTTGGTTCCCAGACAATGTATTCTTATGCTTCCCTTTTTTCTCAAAACATAGAAGAAATCATaacaaacaaaaaagaaaacaaaaCTACAAATATAGTTGCTCCACatgtagaaaaaaatgtttcAAACATATGTACAAAATGGAGAAGGATAAATCACAACTCAGAAAAAGACTTATtcttcaaaaaaaaaataacaacaaTTTGTTATTACCACAGAAACGAAAGGATAAACACGTGACACGAAACAGGCAAAGGAAAAGTACTACAGCCCTTTTTTTGGAAGAAATACAAacaaatgatataatagaatga
- a CDS encoding putative RAP protein: MALLRPRERVIISAIRRESRIKYKAKRMHKRFRSWAQQRVREYWLPMNVCLTSNVDLLDGQYLSACIQKAATLRKHDYELWNGYSKRVLEISETLTPQQIGYIFYGMGKSKFLNTSFYFNFLKCIQNNLDDFYSHPLMCIAWSLNRLLIRDENFFKEFCKTVINKFDDIRTKDLIKINHCIAKLGIYDNNYKTFINKNIITKLESIFAQDFRNVINDVTLINLYDDEVKKYILTRFTNMFICSRPQHYRHAYKSAVAVRVISPHVWNNLSNKVRSFYVRLSMRRIPQTNRTPSSFQWEVSDCLSKLGISHRNTFLWGCYYIDIGETNEKRNCWFIDGPSCFYTSTNKYTECVKLQHRILYDLGWNIRRVVWIDWIKFGDDIHQKIQYIKMLRQKQPLDKILTHTPSISSQQINEYLKILKQYKLKKENNNQQIKIDI; encoded by the coding sequence ATGGCCCTGCTTCGACCCAGAGAAAGAGTCATAATTAGCGCGATAAGGAGAGAAAGcagaataaaatataaagcTAAACGTATGCACAAACGTTTTCGTTCGTGGGCACAGCAAAGAGTTCGAGAATACTGGCTACCTATGAATGTATGTTTAACAAGTAATGTTGATTTATTAGATGGACAATATTTGTCTGCATGTATTCAGAAGGCAGCAACATTAAGAAAACATGATTATGAATTATGGAATGGATATAGTAAACGAGTATTAGAAATAAGTGAGACATTAACACCTCAACAAATAggttatatattttatggAATGGGCAAAAgtaaatttttaaatacatcattttattttaattttttaaaatgtatacaaaataatttagaTGATTTTTATAGCCATCCATTAATGTGTATTGCATGGAGTCTTAATAGATTATTAATAAGAgatgaaaatttttttaaagaattttGTAAAACagttataaataaatttgatgatataagaacaaaagatttaataaaaataaatcattgTATAGCTAAATTAGgtatatatgataataattataaaacatttataaataaaaatattattacaaaatTAGAATCTATATTTGCTCAAGATTTTAGAAATGTAATAAATGATGTTActttaattaatttatatgatgatgaagttaaaaaatatattcttacaagatttacaaatatgtttatatgtTCAAGACCTCAACATTATAGACATGCATATAAATCAGCTGTAGCTGTTAGAGTTATATCTCCACATGTATGGAATAATTTATCAAATAAAGTAAGAAGCTTTTATGTTAGATTAAGTATGAGACGAATACCACAAACAAATAGAACCCCTTCATCATTTCAATGGGAAGTATCTGATTGTCTATCCAAATTAGGAATAAGTCATCGAAATACTTTTTTATGGggttgttattatattgatataggagaaacaaatgaaaaaagaaattgTTGGTTTATTGATGGACCTTCTTGTTTTTATACATctacaaataaatatactGAATGTGTTAAATTACAACACAGAATTTTATATGACCTAGGATGGAATATAAGACGTGTCGTTTGGATCGACTGGATTAAATTCGGAGATGACATACATCAAAAAattcaatatattaaaatgttaAGACAAAAACAACCATTAGATAAAATTTTAACACACACACCTTCCATATCATCACAACAAATTAATGAATATCtcaaaatattaaaacaatataaattaaaaaaagaaaataataatcaacaaattaaaattgatatatga